In Mus musculus strain C57BL/6J chromosome 14, GRCm38.p6 C57BL/6J, the following are encoded in one genomic region:
- the Dydc1 gene encoding DPY30 domain-containing protein 1 isoform X2 yields MESRYLQKCLGTCLTQGLTEVARVRPLDPIEYLAFWLYKHKENMNMEQMRQREMITLEHERELAMMEQEMLERLKAEELLFQQQLAFQLELEMQQKEKQKSEDFETGQEKSFKSMMSMESTARGEEQEPMQAEELVMDSGKTLAEISDRYGAPNLSRVEELDEPMLSDNGVSAPP; encoded by the exons ATGGAATCAAGATATCTTCAAAAGTGTCTGGGGACATGCCTAACTCAAGGTCTCACAGAAGTTGCCAGAGTTCGCCCATTGGATCCAATTGAATATTTAGCCTTTTGGCTTTATAAGCACAAGGAAAACATGAACATGGAGCAAATG agacagagagaaatgattACGTTGGAGCATGAGAGAGAATTAGCCATGATGGAGCAGGAAATGCTGGAGCGACTCAAAGCAGAAGAACTCTTATTTCAGCAG CAGTTGGCATTCCAGTTGGAGTTGGAAATGcaacaaaaagagaaacagaagtcaGAAGATTTCGAGACAGGGCAagaaaaatcatttaag AGCATGATGAGCATGGAGAGCACGGCTAGGGGTGAGGAGCAGGAGCCCATGCAGGCGGAG GAATTGGTGATGGACTCGGGTAAAACCCTAGCGGAGATCAGCGATCGGTACGGGGCGCCTAACTTGAGCCGGGTGGAAGAACTTGATGAGCCAATGTTATCTGAT AATGGTGTCTCGGCGCCTCCCTGA
- the Dydc1 gene encoding DPY30 domain-containing protein 1 isoform X1, translated as MESRYLQKCLGTCLTQGLTEVARVRPLDPIEYLAFWLYKHKENMNMEQMRQREMITLEHERELAMMEQEMLERLKAEELLFQQQLAFQLELEMQQKEKQKSEDFETGQEKSFKSMMSMESTARGEEQEPMQAEELVMDSGKTLAEISDRYGAPNLSRVEELDEPMLSDVTLNIDQDL; from the exons ATGGAATCAAGATATCTTCAAAAGTGTCTGGGGACATGCCTAACTCAAGGTCTCACAGAAGTTGCCAGAGTTCGCCCATTGGATCCAATTGAATATTTAGCCTTTTGGCTTTATAAGCACAAGGAAAACATGAACATGGAGCAAATG agacagagagaaatgattACGTTGGAGCATGAGAGAGAATTAGCCATGATGGAGCAGGAAATGCTGGAGCGACTCAAAGCAGAAGAACTCTTATTTCAGCAG CAGTTGGCATTCCAGTTGGAGTTGGAAATGcaacaaaaagagaaacagaagtcaGAAGATTTCGAGACAGGGCAagaaaaatcatttaag AGCATGATGAGCATGGAGAGCACGGCTAGGGGTGAGGAGCAGGAGCCCATGCAGGCGGAG GAATTGGTGATGGACTCGGGTAAAACCCTAGCGGAGATCAGCGATCGGTACGGGGCGCCTAACTTGAGCCGGGTGGAAGAACTTGATGAGCCAATGTTATCTGAT GTTACCTTAAACATTGATCAAGATCTGTAG